From Methylomonas sp. EFPC3, a single genomic window includes:
- a CDS encoding amidohydrolase family protein, producing MPRPQRSFTLNTLALAVLAASCPSFAATAPVSCKLISAARLFDGNEVQFNKSVLVVGDKVKAVGDYASLSGQCATRYNLGDATILPGFIESHAHVTFQNVSKDKILEHGITTVQDTGGPLLPPQGGNGSLRLLSTGPILQAQGGYPLNVFTPDDTGGGYDKVGLAIAANATESQVRAIVQNLVAGGASAIKIALEPGGEAGAPWMMSHGHGEVPAAPWPVLSQQQVAWIVSEAHNHGKRVLAHVGENSGFELAYAAGVDMLAHMPCSALNAELLHSAVHDGMEFMTTIDTLASCGAGLYQNAHTVGHVYQEHAGEGLAFPLVYGSEIAHDNVPWGINGEELHLMLHTGSGDSIDFIDVLNVLRSATSAAAARLATGIPGLGTLSTNAPADLIAVKGNALERFKLLEYPDLVMSGGKLVVNKFSPTR from the coding sequence ATGCCACGCCCCCAAAGATCGTTTACCTTGAATACCCTGGCTTTGGCCGTATTGGCCGCCTCCTGCCCGAGCTTCGCCGCCACCGCTCCGGTATCCTGCAAATTGATCAGCGCTGCCCGCCTGTTCGACGGCAACGAAGTGCAATTCAACAAAAGCGTGCTGGTGGTCGGCGACAAAGTAAAGGCCGTCGGCGATTACGCCAGCCTGAGCGGCCAATGTGCGACCCGTTACAACCTGGGCGACGCGACGATTCTGCCGGGCTTCATCGAGTCGCACGCCCACGTCACGTTTCAGAACGTCAGCAAGGACAAAATCCTCGAGCACGGCATTACCACCGTGCAGGATACCGGCGGCCCGTTGCTGCCTCCCCAAGGCGGCAACGGTAGCCTGCGCCTGCTGAGCACCGGGCCGATTCTGCAAGCGCAGGGCGGTTATCCGCTGAATGTGTTCACCCCGGACGATACCGGCGGCGGTTACGACAAGGTTGGTTTGGCCATCGCCGCCAATGCCACGGAAAGCCAAGTCAGAGCCATCGTGCAAAATCTGGTGGCCGGCGGCGCCTCGGCGATCAAGATCGCATTGGAGCCGGGCGGCGAAGCCGGTGCGCCGTGGATGATGTCGCACGGCCACGGCGAGGTGCCGGCCGCACCCTGGCCGGTATTGTCGCAGCAGCAAGTGGCCTGGATCGTCAGCGAAGCGCATAACCACGGCAAGCGGGTACTGGCTCACGTCGGCGAAAACAGCGGTTTCGAGCTTGCCTACGCGGCCGGCGTCGACATGTTGGCTCATATGCCGTGTTCTGCGCTCAACGCCGAATTGCTGCATTCCGCGGTACACGACGGCATGGAATTCATGACCACGATCGACACCTTGGCCTCGTGCGGCGCCGGCCTCTACCAAAACGCCCATACGGTGGGCCACGTGTACCAGGAACATGCCGGCGAAGGCTTGGCCTTCCCGCTGGTTTACGGCTCCGAAATCGCCCACGACAACGTGCCGTGGGGCATCAACGGCGAGGAATTGCATCTGATGTTGCATACCGGCAGCGGCGATTCGATCGATTTCATCGACGTACTGAACGTATTGCGCTCGGCCACCTCCGCCGCCGCCGCCCGCTTGGCCACCGGCATTCCCGGACTCGGCACGCTGTCGACCAACGCCCCGGCCGACTTGATTGCGGTCAAGGGCAATGCGCTGGAGCGCTTCAAATTGCTGGAATACCCGGATCTGGTCATGTCCGGCGGCAAACTGGTGGTGAATAAATTCTCGCCGACCCGCTAA
- a CDS encoding protein phosphatase 2C domain-containing protein, which yields MPAAPIFNRYFVYGASDRGRVREINEDTILLSPETGICLLADGMGGHGRGDIASQQTVAEVERLIARHLPPVPASRTPAWLGRWFKSAEPSDPHLPARQLDLLADLIREANRTLYRSNCEWGAADGSGCGTTLVGCRLLPDLAAMQIFHIGDSRLYRWRGDALQALTADHSLLRQWQDAGRIGEPPPGNRLYQAIGPNPAIEPETQVVEIAPGDGFLLCSDGLTGMLGDAEIAALLAGLSPANLEAKTLALIAAANAAGGKDNISVILICQ from the coding sequence ATGCCGGCCGCACCCATTTTCAACCGTTACTTCGTTTATGGCGCCAGCGACCGGGGCCGAGTACGCGAGATTAACGAAGACACCATCCTGCTCAGTCCTGAAACCGGGATCTGTTTGCTGGCGGACGGCATGGGCGGGCATGGCCGCGGCGATATTGCCAGCCAGCAGACCGTCGCCGAGGTCGAGCGCCTGATCGCCCGCCATCTGCCGCCCGTGCCCGCCAGCCGAACGCCAGCTTGGCTAGGCCGCTGGTTCAAGTCGGCCGAACCCTCCGATCCCCATCTGCCGGCGCGGCAGCTCGATTTGCTGGCGGATCTGATCCGCGAAGCCAACCGTACGCTTTACCGAAGCAACTGCGAATGGGGAGCGGCCGACGGTAGCGGTTGCGGCACGACCTTGGTCGGCTGCCGGCTTCTGCCCGACTTAGCGGCAATGCAGATATTTCACATCGGCGACAGCCGTTTGTACCGCTGGCGCGGCGATGCGTTACAGGCCTTGACCGCCGACCACTCGTTGCTGCGGCAATGGCAGGATGCCGGCCGAATCGGCGAACCGCCGCCCGGCAACCGCTTATACCAAGCTATCGGCCCCAATCCGGCAATCGAGCCGGAAACCCAAGTGGTTGAGATAGCTCCCGGCGACGGCTTTTTATTGTGTTCGGACGGTTTGACCGGCATGTTGGGAGACGCTGAAATCGCAGCCTTGCTGGCGGGTCTGAGCCCGGCAAATCTGGAAGCAAAAACCCTGGCTTTAATTGCCGCCGCCAATGCCGCCGGCGGTAAAGACAATATCTCGGTGATATTGATCTGCCAGTAA
- a CDS encoding FHA domain-containing protein codes for MSFVEIYFNSSLQNVVEIGDQACSIGRATYNQVYIGNKGVSLVHAAISRQDGEWWLEDMSSTNGTYLNGTKIAGRHKLRFGDVVTVGKHDLKFVDQPTAPGLNPALSAQLDDFDRTLLVNPATGSGQPAAAARPGNQALLMHGEARNINKLLLNKDYYTIGKGPECNVRVGGWFTPKLIAEIIRLGDHYYLTPVVDKHIRLNGREVGQQVRLVHDDNILVKKVLMKYVEQ; via the coding sequence ATGAGTTTTGTCGAGATTTATTTCAACAGCTCGCTGCAAAACGTAGTCGAGATCGGCGATCAGGCCTGCAGTATCGGCCGGGCGACCTATAACCAGGTGTATATCGGCAACAAGGGTGTATCGCTGGTGCATGCGGCGATTTCCCGCCAAGACGGCGAATGGTGGCTGGAGGACATGAGCAGCACCAACGGCACGTATTTAAACGGGACCAAGATTGCCGGCCGGCACAAACTCCGTTTCGGCGACGTCGTTACCGTCGGCAAGCACGATTTGAAATTTGTCGACCAACCTACGGCGCCAGGCCTGAACCCGGCCCTCTCCGCCCAATTAGACGATTTCGACCGTACGTTGCTGGTCAACCCGGCGACCGGCTCCGGCCAGCCCGCAGCGGCTGCTCGGCCCGGCAACCAGGCCTTGCTGATGCACGGCGAGGCACGCAATATCAATAAATTGTTATTGAACAAGGATTACTACACGATAGGCAAAGGCCCGGAGTGTAACGTGCGGGTGGGCGGTTGGTTTACGCCGAAACTGATCGCAGAAATCATCCGCCTCGGGGACCACTACTACCTGACGCCCGTCGTCGACAAACACATCCGCCTGAACGGCCGCGAAGTCGGCCAGCAAGTTCGCCTGGTTCACGACGACAATATTCTGGTGAAAAAAGTATTGATGAAATACGTCGAGCAATAG
- the hemL gene encoding glutamate-1-semialdehyde 2,1-aminomutase — protein sequence MTLSSELFSQAQQVIPGGVNSPVRAFKGVGGTPVYFDRAQGAYVWDSEGKRYIDYVGSWGPMILGHAHPAVIDAVKVSAEKGLSFGAPTEIETVMAQTVCELLPSIDMVRMVSSGTEATMSALRLARGYTGRDKIVKFEGCYHGHSDSLLVKAGSGALTLGVPSSPGVPAALAADTITLAYNDSDAVTQTFADIGEQIACIIVEPVAGNMNCIPPEPGFLQTLREVCDRYGSVLIFDEVMTGFRVGLQGAQGLYGIKPDLTTLGKIIGGGLPVGAFGGSRKIMEYLAPLGPVYQAGTLSGCPVAMAAGLKTLELISAPGFYDELAAKTAKLLHGLQTAADQAGIPFTTNQVGGMFGLFFSPEKSITRFAQVMACDVERFKRFFHAMLDQGVYLAPSAFEAGFVSAAHTDQDLQATVEAAATVFKV from the coding sequence ATGACACTATCCAGCGAACTATTCTCCCAAGCCCAACAAGTCATTCCCGGCGGCGTCAACTCGCCGGTGCGCGCCTTCAAGGGCGTCGGCGGCACCCCGGTTTACTTCGACCGCGCCCAGGGCGCCTACGTCTGGGACAGCGAAGGCAAGCGCTACATCGACTACGTCGGCTCCTGGGGGCCGATGATTTTGGGCCACGCCCATCCGGCGGTGATCGACGCCGTCAAAGTTTCCGCCGAAAAAGGCCTCAGCTTCGGCGCGCCGACTGAAATCGAAACCGTGATGGCGCAAACCGTCTGCGAACTCCTGCCGTCCATCGACATGGTGCGCATGGTCAGCTCCGGCACCGAAGCGACGATGAGCGCCCTGCGGCTGGCGCGCGGCTACACCGGCCGCGACAAAATCGTCAAATTCGAAGGCTGCTACCACGGCCATTCCGATTCGTTGCTGGTCAAGGCCGGTTCCGGCGCGCTGACCCTGGGCGTGCCCAGCTCGCCGGGTGTCCCCGCCGCCTTGGCCGCCGACACCATCACCCTGGCTTACAACGATAGCGATGCGGTCACACAAACCTTCGCCGACATCGGCGAGCAAATCGCCTGCATCATCGTCGAGCCGGTGGCCGGCAACATGAATTGCATCCCGCCAGAACCGGGCTTTCTGCAAACCCTGCGCGAGGTCTGCGATCGCTACGGTAGCGTATTGATTTTCGACGAAGTGATGACCGGCTTCCGCGTCGGCCTGCAAGGCGCACAAGGCCTCTACGGCATCAAACCGGACCTGACCACGCTAGGCAAAATCATCGGCGGCGGTTTGCCGGTCGGCGCCTTCGGCGGCAGCCGCAAGATCATGGAATATTTGGCACCGCTCGGCCCGGTTTATCAGGCCGGCACCCTGTCCGGCTGTCCGGTGGCAATGGCCGCCGGCCTGAAAACCCTGGAACTGATTTCCGCGCCGGGTTTTTACGACGAGTTGGCCGCCAAAACCGCCAAACTGCTGCATGGCCTGCAAACCGCCGCCGACCAAGCCGGCATCCCGTTCACCACCAACCAGGTCGGCGGCATGTTCGGTCTGTTCTTCAGCCCCGAAAAATCCATCACCCGCTTCGCGCAGGTCATGGCCTGCGATGTCGAGCGCTTCAAACGTTTTTTCCATGCGATGCTGGATCAGGGCGTGTATCTGGCGCCGTCGGCGTTCGAGGCAGGGTTTGTTTCGGCGGCGCATACCGATCAAGATTTGCAGGCTACCGTAGAGGCGGCCGCCACGGTCTTTAAGGTCTAG